One window of Bactrocera tryoni isolate S06 chromosome 2, CSIRO_BtryS06_freeze2, whole genome shotgun sequence genomic DNA carries:
- the LOC120769396 gene encoding basic proline-rich protein-like, producing MKLFVLLLALAATGAHADVSHLSSDLQEDGYHYKQPSVPFPAPPSGNGIDDVQYQPRPQPRPQPQPQPRPQPSYPAPSQPSYPAPGPQPQPQPQPSYPAPRPQPQPQPQPSYPAPRPQPQPQPRPQPSYPAPSQPSQPTQPQPRPQPSYPAPSQPTQPAPRPQPQPGRPAPSPQPGPEYLPPEQPQQPRPRPQPQPRPQPQPQPSYPAPRPQPQPQPQPQPQPQPQPSYPAPRPQPQPQPQPRPQPQPRPQQPGQQKPGPEYIPPAGPTTGPTYQPRPQQPTPGPTYQPRPQQPTPGPTYQPRPQQPTPGPTYQPRPQQPTPGPTYQPRPQQPTPGPTYQPRPQQPTPGPTYQPRPQPQPKPSQPAKPGPEYLPPPGENEVGPKQPAPRPQPQPRPSQPSQPAPRPSYPAPKPSYPAPQPSYPGGPSGPGGPQGPSGPGGPSGPGGPGGPSGPQGPGGPGGPGGSYGPGGPSGPSGPQGPGGPGGPSGSYGPGGPSGPGGPQGPGGPGGPSGSYGPGGPSGPQGPEGPCGPSGSGSPQGPGGPSGSYGPGGPCGPSGPGGPQGPGGPSGPGGPGGPGGSYGPGGPSGPGGPQGPGGPGGPSGPGGPGGSFGPGGPGGPSGPGGPQGPGGPSGPSGPGGPSGSYGPGGPGGPSGPGSPQGPGGPSGSYSPGGPGGPTGPSGPEAGSLGPDGYNYNKPSRPFSY from the exons ATG aaattatttgTACTACTGCTGGCACTAGCTGCCACTGGTGCGCATGCTGATGTCTCACACTTGAGCAGCGACTTGCAGGAGGATGGTTATCATTATAAGCAGCCTTCGGTGCCTTTCCCAGCACCACCTTCGGGCAATGGCATAGATGATGTACAATATCAACCAAGACCACAGCCACGTCCACAGCCGCAACCACAACCAAGGCCTCAACCTTCATATCCAGCTCCCTCACAGCCGTCGTATCCAGCGCCAGGCCCACAGCCACAGCCGCAACCGCAGCCATCGTATCCAGCGCCACGTCCACAGCCACAGCCACAACCACAGCCATCATATCCAGCACCACGCCCACAGCCACAACCGCAACCAAGACCACAACCTTCATATCCCGCTCCTTCACAGCCTTCACAGCCTACGCAGCCACAACCTCGGCCTCAACCTTCATATCCAGCACCCTCACAGCCTACACAGCCAGCACCTCGTCCACAACCTCAACCGGGTCGTCCAGCGCCATCACCACAGCCAGGACCGGAATATTTGCCTCCAGAGCAACCACAGCAGCCAAGACCTCGTCCTCAACCACAGCCACGACCACAACCTCAACCTCAGCCCTCGTATCCTGCCCCAAGGCCTCAACCTCagcctcaacctcaacctcagcCTCAGCCACAACCACAGCCCTCATATCCTGCTCCACGTCCTCAACCACAACCTCAGCCTCAACCACGACCACAGCCTCAACCGCGTCCACAACAGCCAGGTCAGCAAAAACCTGGTCCTGAGTATATACCCCCAGCAGGACCAACTACTGGTCCAACTTATCAACCACGACCGCAACAACCCACTCCTGGCCCAACTTATCAACCACGACCACAACAACCCACTCCTGGCCCAACTTATCAACCACGACCACAACAACCCACTCCTGGCCCAACTTATCAGCCACGACCACAACAACCTACTCCTGGTCCAACTTATCAGCCACGACCACAACAACCCACTCCCGGACCAACATATCAACCACGGCCACAGCAACCCACTCCGGGACCAACATACCAACCACGTCCACAACCACAGCCGAAACCATCACAGCCTGCCAAACCCGGTCCAGAATATTTACCACCACCTGGTGAAAATGAAGTAGGCCCAAAACAGCCGGCGCCTCGTCCACAACCACAACCTCGGCCGTCGCAACCTAGTCAACCGGCACCTCGACCTAGCTATCCAGCACCAAAACCTTCATACCCTGCTCCTCAGCCTAGTTATCCAGGAGGTCCCAGCGGTCCAGGAGGTCCACAAGGCCCAAGCGGACCAGGCGGTCCAAGTGGTCCAGGAGGCCCAGGCGGTCCAAGTGGCCCACAAGGCCCAGGTGGTCCAGGAGGTCCAGGCGGTTCGTATGGTCCAGGTGGTCCAAGCGGTCCAAGTGGTCCACAAGGCCCAGGAGGTCCAGGAGGTCCAAGCGGTTCATATGGTCCAGGTGGTCCCAGCGGTCCAGGAGGTCCACAAGGCCCAGGTGGTCCAGGAGGTCCAAGCGGTTCATATGGTCCAGGTGGTCCCAGCGGTCCACAAGGCCCAGAAGGTCCATGTGGTCCTAGCGGTTCAGGTAGTCCACAAGGTCCTGGAGGACCAAGCGGTTCATATGGCCCAGGAGGTCCATGTGGTCCCAGCGGTCCAGGTGGTCCACAAGGCCCAGGCGGTCCCAGCGGTCCAGGAGGTCCAGGAGGCCCAGGTGGTTCATATGGTCCAGGTGGTCCCAGCGGTCCAGGAGGTCCACAAGGCCCAGGTGGACCAGGCGGTCCAAGCGGTCCAGGAGGCCCAGGCGGATCATTTGGTCCAGGAGGACCAGGTGGTCCAAGCGGTCCAGGTGGTCCACAAGGCCCAGGTGGACCAAGTGGTCCCAGCGGTCCAGGAGGCCCCAGCGGTTCATATGGTCCAGGAGGACCAGGTGGTCCAAGCGGTCCAGGAAGTCCACAAGGCCCAGGTGGTCCAAGTGGTTCATATAGTCCAGGCGGCCCTGGTGGACCAACAGGACCTAGCGGTCCCGAGGCGGGATCTCTCGGACCTGATGGTTATAACTACAACAAACCATCTAGACCCTTCTCATATTAA
- the LOC120767198 gene encoding sodium channel protein Nach, translating to MRLRQLVEEYFKNSTLHGAKFIVDKDASWLERLFWALCLVASWMASWQLIKASLDAFEHNAISFVVESSYRDWDTNFPAIVVCESKNMDRIQEVAEQLWGADHDFTLEEVLSEISFFRGESYHTVHECGGEEPAENCFYSNFSYYAQLVRSSCQDSIQNCMWNDKAFECCKYFHRMETELGICYAINSLQAGKNNGPKLNMYSNRYTGPGSLKMELHTEATVFILGEEEVPTFVTPKTDYLLVGPYVSFVRHISKRDIQNDDQIRETSVAQRNCRFSDENNLDVHRYYSYSACTVQCRKDRQIEFCNCSSHLSPNTPDWQMCNMDGLECLNRNYEDLSVIIAKWSRGRKGLVCDCLPSCTEVDISTVHDSKENIFENQNPLAKVEISLIELPTERYKRNVVRGKLDLVVSIGGTTGLFVGASLLSFVEIIYYITIRPYGTMLSEKRQMRQKLQIS from the exons atgcgTTTACGTCAGCTTGTTGAGGAGTATTTCAAAAACTCAACATTGCATGGAGCAAAATTCATAGTGGACAAAGATGCATCATGGCTAGAGCGATTGTTTTGGGCGTTATGCCTAGTGGCATCGTGGATGGCTTCGTGGCAGCTGATAAAAGCTTCATTGG ATGCTTTTGAGCACAATGCCATCAGTTTTGTGGTGGAGAGTTCCTATCGCGATTGGGACACCAATTTTCCCGCAATCGTTGTTTGTGAATCAAAGAACATGGATCGCATACAGGAAGTGGCGGAGCA gCTCTGGGGCGCCGATCATGACTTCACTTTGGAGGAAGTGCTTAGCGAGATTTCATTCTTTCGTGGCGAATCCTATCACACCGTGCATGAATGTGGCGGTGAGGAGCCGGCGGAAAACTGCTTTTACTCGAATTTCTCTTATTACGCTCAATTGGTGCGCAGCAGCTGTCAGGACTCGATACAAAATTGTATGTGGAATGACAAGGCCTTTGAGTGCTGTAAATATTTCCATCGCATGGAAACGGAACTGGGCATTTGTTATGCCATTAACTCTTTACAGGCGGG TAAAAACAATGGCCCCAAGCTGAATATGTACTCAAATCGCTATACTGGACCCGGATCCTTGAAAATGGAACTGCACACTGAAGCCACT GTTTTTATACTTGGTGAGGAGGAGGTGCCCACTTTTGTTACACCAAAAACGGATTACTTATTAGTTGGGCCGTACGTGTCATTTGT TCGCCACATCTCCAAGCGAGACATTCAAAACGACGATCAAATTCGTGAAACGAGTGTGGCTCAGCGCAATTGTCGCTTTAGCGATGAAAATAATTTGGACGTACACCGTTACTACAGTTATTCCGCTTGCACGGTGCAGTGTCGCAAGGATCGCCAGATCGAATTCTGCAATTGTTCCAGTCATCTTTCGCCGAACACACCCGATTGGCAGATGTGCAATATGGACGGGCTGGAGTGTTTGAATCGCAATTACGAAGACTTATCGGTTATCATCGCCAAGTGGTCACGTGGACGTAAGGGGCTGGTGTGTGATTGTCTGCCCTCCTGCACAGAAGTTGACATTTCTACGGTGCATGACAGCAAAGAAAA caTTTTTGAAAATCAGAATCCATTGGCGAAAGTTGAGATTTCGCTTATTGAATTGCCCACAGAGCGCTACAAACGAAATGTTGTGCGTGGAAAGTTGGATCTAGTGG TATCCATTGGCGGCACAACCGGCCTTTTCGTTGGCGCCAGTCTCTTGAGCTTCGTGGAGATAATTTATTACATTACAATACGCCCTTATGGCACCATGCTGTCGGAGAAGCGACAAATGCGTCAAAAATTGCAGATTTCATAA
- the LOC120769012 gene encoding uncharacterized protein LOC120769012 gives MTELDKSAPAAAKKLLTNEECQKILAKACETEFKWRLEDFLLTPAENANGYLGEYYHLLVQYSVAEPDENKNLTVGREMHELHAFVKRVPQANAEPDKEAIYRKEAALYVTLLQQLRRYSTVVWSPRCYYARDDLIVLEDLEKLGYVLYPRAEACLPDHYLRKVLRALAAQHASSLALEHIEGVCIADICPQLDEEITVSHRVPWYTTGLRAIRTLVTSQLEAQPISVRKSIEARFVTAIASVYSMTKSSAKYQNVLCHRDIWRGNIFFSDNTSNANQCSVIFVDYQTARYCPPAIDLIYILFMNLDKATRKAGEMEYLRFYYDCLEGDCVANGFAQTDVPLSFSDLLASYWEFQFFGLLYRAIVSTILHVPRAIVTNFYVHVERTEAVLKLMEECPDFGKYMDEQICDILQFLSEES, from the exons ATGACTGAGTTAGACAAAAGTGCTCCAGCTGCAGCCAAAAAGTTGCTAACAAACGAAGAATGCCAAAAAATTCTAGCGAAAGCCTGTGAAACGGAGTTCAAGTGGCGGCTAGAAGACTTTCTACTGACGCCTGCGGAGAATGCAAACGGTTATCTTGGCGAATATTATCATTTGTTGGTGCAATACAGCGTCGCTGAGCCggatgaaaacaaaaat CTGACTGTTGGGCGCGAAATGCACGAACTGCATGCTTTCGTCAAACGTGTGCCACAGGCCAACGCAGAGCCAGATAAGGAGGCGATATATCGAAAAGAGGCGGCGTTGTATGTAACACTCTTGCAGCAGTTACGCAGATACT CCACCGTTGTCTGGTCGCCCCGCTGCTACTATGCACGCGACGATCTCATAGTGCTCGAAGACTTGGAAAAGTTGGGTTATGTCTTGTATCCCAGAGCCGAAGCATGCCTACCTGACCACTATCTGCGAAAGGTGCTACGAGCTTTAGCTGCACAGCACGCATCCAGTTTAGCGCTCGAACACATAGAAGGCGTTTGTATTGCCGACATCTGCCCACAATTAGACGAAGAGATTACTGTGTCGCATCGAGTGCCGTGGTACACCACAGGGCTACGTGCCATTCGCACTTTAGTAACATCACAATTAGAAGCGCAACCAATTTCGGTCCGGAAATCCATTGAAGCGCGCTTTGTGACTGCCATTGCAAGCGTGTATAGCATGACCAAAAGCTCTGCTAAGTACCAGAATGTGCTTTGCCATCGTGATATTTGGCGCGGTAATATCTTCTTTAGCGACAATACTTCGAATGCGAATCAGTGTTCGGTAATATTCGTGGATTATCAAACTGCGCGCTACTGTCCACCTGCCATCGATCTGATATACATATTGTTTATGAACCTAGATAAGGCTACAAGAAAAGCGGGTGAAATGGAATATTTGCGCTTTTATTACGATTGTCTGGAGGGTGACTGTGTCGCCAATGGATTTGCGCAGACCGATGTGCCGCTCTCTTTTTCCGATTTATTGGCATCTTACTGGGAATTTCAGTTTTTCGGTTTGCTTTACAGAGCGATTGTCAGCACAATTCTGCATGTTCCACGCGCGATTGTTACTAATTTTTACGTTCATGTGGAACGCACTGAAGCAGTATTAAAACTGATGGAAGAATGTCCCGACTTTGGGAAGTATATGGATGAACAAATTTGTGACATATTGCAGTTTTTGAGTGAAGAAAGTTAA